The following coding sequences are from one Candidatus Kinetoplastibacterium galatii TCC219 window:
- the secB gene encoding protein-export chaperone SecB, whose product MKNDNHNNAQNQQSNTQEFNIQRIYLKDLSIEMPNAPGIFLDMDRYKVDVNIKVGGKKLSDNIFESDITVNVSALVSEQTLYIIEITQSGIFEFKNINKTDIDKLLSINCYTIIYPYLRANVADMLSRMSMPAFHLENVNFQALYEQYSNE is encoded by the coding sequence ATGAAAAATGATAACCATAATAATGCACAAAATCAACAAAGCAATACACAAGAATTCAATATACAACGTATATATTTAAAAGATCTATCTATAGAAATGCCTAATGCCCCTGGCATTTTCCTTGATATGGATAGGTACAAAGTAGATGTTAATATAAAAGTAGGGGGAAAAAAACTCTCAGATAACATATTCGAGTCTGATATAACAGTCAATGTTAGTGCTTTGGTATCAGAACAAACACTTTACATTATAGAAATAACTCAATCAGGTATCTTTGAATTTAAAAATATAAATAAAACAGATATAGATAAATTGCTTAGCATAAATTGCTATACAATAATATATCCTTATCTAAGGGCCAATGTAGCTGACATGTTATCTAGGATGTCTATGCCAGCATTTCACCTAGAGAACGTAAATTTTCAAGCCTTGTATGAGCAATATTCCAATGAATGA
- a CDS encoding NAD(P)H-dependent glycerol-3-phosphate dehydrogenase — protein sequence MNDQKHLKPADNHKDKQEVCARYNKTNVLILGSGSWGTALAIASSKKNNTCLWSRNLEQTNNMLVYRENRVHLPGVKFNDDLLITNNMDHALDFVIADNTQPLIITGVPVSGVSETCSLLSRYSNYIPQNIPVIWTCKGFEPDTSNLIHEIIQRDLRSSKFTHGILSGPSFASEVALDLPTALTIASDSSNLCNIAIDALHNNKLRIYSSSDIIGVEVGGALKNIISIACGISDGLKLGDNARAALITRGLLEIRRFGVSLGSINETFYGLSGLGDLVLTATSNLSRNRNIGIKIGHGNPIAEILNSKITAEGVRCALSVRARARNMNLILPIIEAVCSILFEQTNPMDAVATLLEREARQE from the coding sequence ATGAATGATCAAAAACATTTGAAACCTGCTGATAATCATAAAGACAAACAAGAAGTATGTGCTCGTTATAATAAAACGAATGTTCTCATATTAGGATCAGGTAGTTGGGGAACAGCATTAGCTATAGCATCATCTAAGAAAAATAATACTTGTCTATGGTCTAGAAATCTTGAGCAAACAAATAATATGCTTGTATACAGAGAAAACAGAGTTCATCTACCAGGAGTAAAATTTAATGATGATCTATTAATAACAAATAATATGGATCACGCTCTAGACTTTGTAATAGCAGATAATACTCAGCCTTTAATTATAACTGGAGTTCCTGTCTCTGGCGTATCTGAAACTTGCTCTTTATTATCCAGATATTCAAATTACATACCACAAAATATACCGGTGATATGGACTTGTAAGGGTTTTGAACCTGATACCTCAAATCTTATACATGAAATAATACAAAGAGATCTAAGATCATCAAAATTTACACATGGTATATTATCTGGCCCTTCATTCGCAAGTGAAGTTGCGTTAGATTTGCCGACTGCACTAACAATAGCTAGTGACTCTAGTAACTTATGTAATATAGCAATAGATGCTCTACATAATAATAAATTACGCATATATAGCAGTAGCGATATTATAGGTGTAGAGGTAGGTGGCGCATTAAAGAATATCATATCAATAGCTTGTGGGATATCAGATGGACTGAAATTAGGAGATAATGCAAGAGCAGCTCTAATTACTAGAGGACTTCTTGAAATAAGACGTTTTGGAGTTTCATTAGGATCTATTAATGAAACTTTCTATGGATTATCAGGACTGGGAGATTTAGTACTCACAGCGACAAGCAACTTATCCAGAAACCGTAATATAGGTATAAAAATAGGTCACGGAAACCCAATAGCAGAGATACTAAATTCAAAAATCACGGCAGAAGGTGTCAGATGCGCCTTGTCTGTTAGAGCAAGAGCTAGAAACATGAATCTTATTTTGCCAATAATTGAAGCTGTTTGTTCAATATTATTCGAACAAACAAATCCAATGGACGCAGTAGCAACGCTCTTAGAAAGAGAAGCACGTCAAGAATAA
- a CDS encoding tRNA (cytidine(34)-2'-O)-methyltransferase, whose translation MFNVILVCPEIPSNTGNAIRLCANTGSFLHIVKPMSFDLDHTKLRRAGLDYHEWQPIRIHNSLINAIDFIGTPMNRCFALTTKSSNIFSRVKFYPGDVFVFGRETSGLSDENMNLFSKDQRLCLPMLASQRSLNLSNAIAITVYEAWRQNNFNLS comes from the coding sequence ATGTTTAATGTTATTTTGGTTTGTCCAGAGATACCGTCGAATACAGGTAATGCTATTCGTTTATGTGCAAATACAGGTAGTTTTTTGCATATAGTAAAACCAATGTCATTTGATCTTGATCATACCAAATTAAGAAGAGCTGGTTTAGATTATCATGAATGGCAGCCAATACGCATACATAATAGCTTAATAAATGCTATAGATTTCATTGGGACTCCAATGAACAGGTGTTTTGCCCTCACTACAAAATCCAGTAATATTTTTTCAAGAGTTAAATTTTATCCTGGTGATGTTTTTGTTTTTGGCAGAGAAACCTCCGGTCTCTCTGATGAAAACATGAATCTTTTCTCTAAGGATCAAAGGCTCTGCTTACCTATGTTGGCTAGTCAAAGGAGCTTAAATTTATCGAATGCTATTGCTATAACAGTATATGAGGCTTGGAGACAAAATAACTTTAATTTATCTTAA